From the genome of Pseudomonas sp. Teo4, one region includes:
- a CDS encoding ketopantoate reductase family protein, producing the protein MKICILGAGALGCAIGAALSEAGHETWLLNRGRTHVEAINQHGLQVQDERGERQVRVNAAIDAEDVGVADLVIVLVKSFHTAEAIAGAGALIGPHTLVLSLQNGLGHEDLLAQAVGRDRVLAGKTYVGGVLLAPGSIRAGVAGKQTFIGELDGQLTPRIQAIAEAFNNAGLATTVSDNILGTMWDKLLVNVATGALSGITMLSYGQLYSEPLLETTAKAAVAEAIAVAESAGIRLSLTSPDAAWQLAAEGLPASFRTSMLQSLEKGSITEIDFINGSVVRWGQRHGVATPVNATLVACIKGIERAMADYQKRDNK; encoded by the coding sequence GTGAAAATCTGCATTCTGGGTGCCGGTGCGCTGGGTTGCGCCATTGGCGCGGCCTTGAGCGAGGCAGGGCATGAAACGTGGCTGTTGAACCGTGGCCGCACGCATGTGGAGGCGATCAACCAGCACGGGCTGCAGGTGCAGGACGAGCGTGGCGAGCGTCAGGTGCGGGTCAATGCGGCCATCGATGCCGAAGATGTGGGCGTGGCCGACCTGGTGATAGTGCTGGTCAAGTCGTTCCACACCGCCGAGGCCATCGCCGGAGCCGGCGCGTTGATCGGACCACACACGTTGGTGCTGTCACTGCAGAACGGCCTGGGCCATGAGGATCTGCTGGCGCAAGCGGTGGGGCGGGATCGGGTACTGGCGGGCAAGACCTACGTCGGCGGCGTGCTGCTGGCGCCGGGTTCGATCCGCGCAGGCGTGGCGGGCAAGCAGACCTTCATCGGTGAGCTCGACGGCCAGCTGACGCCGCGTATTCAGGCGATTGCCGAAGCCTTCAACAACGCGGGGCTGGCCACCACGGTCAGCGACAACATCCTCGGCACCATGTGGGACAAGCTGCTGGTAAACGTCGCCACCGGCGCACTCAGTGGCATCACCATGCTCAGTTACGGCCAGCTGTACAGCGAGCCGCTGCTGGAAACCACCGCCAAGGCCGCAGTGGCCGAGGCCATCGCCGTGGCCGAGAGCGCAGGTATCCGCCTGAGCCTGACCAGCCCCGACGCGGCCTGGCAGCTGGCTGCCGAAGGACTGCCTGCGAGCTTTCGCACCTCGATGCTGCAGAGCCTGGAAAAGGGCTCGATCACCGAAATCGACTTCATCAACGGCTCCGTCGTGCGCTGGGGTCAGCGCCATGGTGTGGCCACGCCGGTCAACGCGACCCTGGTGGCCTGCATCAAGGGCATCGAACGCGCCATGGCCGATTACCAGAAAAGGGACAACAAATGA
- a CDS encoding LysR family transcriptional regulator: MNALEALPEPKLLQLFDLLYDCRSVTRAAEQLGQSQPTISIWLARLREQLNDPLFVRTPSGMAPTPRADQLIGPCREVLESLRRLTALEPQFIPATAQRRFRLCVSDASHITLLPSILNHLRTHAPGIRLEAARIDGNTERALESGEADLAIGFVPWLGGGMYQQMLFEQDWVCLSNLQHPRLTKGMSLAHYRAEGHVQVSAGTGQKLLEAGLAREGIERRIMLELPAFLGLGTIVGSTDLVATLPRHIGQTLADIHGLKVHDCPFAVEGFTVKQHWHARYHQDQGNRWLREVVRQLFAEGQSANR; this comes from the coding sequence ATGAATGCACTGGAGGCTCTGCCTGAACCCAAGCTGCTGCAATTGTTCGATCTGCTGTACGACTGTCGCAGCGTCACCCGCGCCGCCGAGCAATTGGGGCAGAGCCAACCGACCATCAGTATCTGGCTGGCGCGGTTGCGTGAGCAGTTGAACGATCCGCTGTTCGTGCGCACGCCAAGCGGTATGGCCCCTACCCCGCGGGCCGACCAATTGATCGGACCTTGCCGTGAGGTACTGGAATCGCTGCGCCGGCTGACGGCCTTGGAGCCGCAGTTCATTCCGGCCACGGCTCAGCGGCGTTTTCGCCTGTGTGTCAGTGATGCCAGCCACATCACGCTGCTGCCCAGCATCCTCAACCACTTGCGCACGCATGCGCCGGGCATTCGCCTGGAAGCGGCGAGAATTGATGGAAACACCGAGCGCGCGCTGGAGTCGGGTGAGGCTGACCTGGCCATTGGTTTCGTGCCATGGCTGGGTGGGGGTATGTATCAGCAGATGTTGTTCGAGCAGGACTGGGTTTGCCTGAGTAACCTGCAGCATCCGCGGCTGACCAAGGGAATGAGCCTGGCGCACTATCGCGCCGAAGGCCACGTGCAGGTCAGTGCTGGAACTGGCCAGAAGTTGCTTGAGGCCGGTTTGGCTCGCGAGGGAATCGAGCGCAGGATCATGCTTGAGCTACCGGCGTTTCTCGGGCTGGGGACGATTGTCGGCTCGACCGACCTGGTGGCGACGTTGCCACGGCATATCGGCCAGACGCTTGCCGACATCCATGGCCTGAAAGTGCACGATTGCCCGTTTGCCGTGGAGGGGTTCACGGTCAAGCAACACTGGCATGCACGCTACCACCAGGACCAAGGCAATCGCTGGCTCAGGGAAGTGGTGAGGCAGTTGTTCGCAGAAGGCCAGTCGGCCAACCGATGA